Proteins encoded within one genomic window of Flavobacterium gilvum:
- a CDS encoding DUF262 domain-containing protein: MIGKITLKPLKKYWILKNLKLKHKTTMSEENKLYTFWSLLEEYEIIIPKIQRDYAQGRDDKKVEIIRNNILDDFEKILLGEKEQLNLDFVYGSNENDTIIPLDGQQRLTTLFLLHIYLVKISGNYDQKNKDIFKKFKYEIRSSTQKFINALIENEFATDIENQPWFFNSWKKDPTVKGMLVMLNAIHDKFKGEKELWIKLIGEQKITFYFLPLDKFKLTDELYVKMNSRGKPLSDFENFKSWLDEKLTQLNGFDNSDWSLKLDTTWTDLFWNNDNDDYSIDNEMMNFFRGIAMSNYVQKIEVSDENKNIFEKRIGELNDIDKVYLSNNEYGDILFNVGIQTDIFSDISKFLDTYSQKEETILGLLKEVNFWGDDNQNLFRKFIQNPTYSDRALFFGLFKYVLKHSDLTEDRTEAERFFRILRNLIENSEVNASTLKNILTSIAKMTEASDILTFMVNDNSLIGFNGNQVKEEQIKARLIDENFAWETKFKEAENHLLFRGNVGFLLNDQINDNQLENFKCLFERSKEIFAIDGISKKYKENSIFLRAFISQMDEWGQLWKITYDSEKETWSKILKNEYLRPLLTKIIKEDTQQYEKWIIEDSKITNINEVQKVVHENLYKSKLLNVAFKKCSLRWAYNRHILAPKGASAAHKVYILDSKRNKVLSQMINDKNNECSSEQKLGDIDIFWGWDIYFTYKKKEYIWNWRGEENEVRYGEASVTIENLSDLVSLKMKLDPPLELVHQ, translated from the coding sequence ATGATAGGGAAAATTACCTTGAAGCCATTAAAAAAATATTGGATATTAAAGAATCTCAAATTAAAGCATAAAACTACTATGTCAGAAGAAAATAAATTATATACGTTTTGGAGTTTATTGGAAGAATATGAAATTATTATTCCTAAAATTCAGCGCGACTATGCTCAAGGTCGTGACGATAAAAAAGTAGAAATTATTAGAAATAACATTTTAGATGATTTTGAAAAAATACTTCTAGGTGAAAAAGAGCAATTGAATTTAGATTTTGTGTATGGCTCTAATGAGAATGATACGATAATCCCACTTGATGGGCAACAGCGTTTGACAACACTATTTTTACTACATATCTACTTGGTAAAGATATCTGGAAATTATGATCAAAAAAATAAGGACATCTTTAAAAAATTCAAATATGAGATTCGTTCCAGTACCCAAAAATTCATCAATGCATTGATTGAAAATGAATTTGCTACGGACATTGAAAATCAGCCTTGGTTCTTTAATTCTTGGAAGAAAGACCCCACAGTAAAAGGAATGTTAGTGATGCTAAATGCAATCCATGATAAATTTAAAGGAGAAAAAGAATTATGGATAAAATTGATTGGAGAGCAAAAAATAACATTCTATTTTCTCCCATTGGACAAATTCAAATTAACCGATGAATTGTACGTCAAAATGAATTCGAGAGGGAAACCTTTGTCTGATTTCGAAAATTTTAAATCATGGTTGGATGAAAAATTAACTCAATTAAACGGTTTTGATAATTCTGATTGGTCGCTTAAATTAGATACGACTTGGACAGATTTATTTTGGAATAACGACAATGATGATTATTCTATAGATAATGAAATGATGAATTTCTTCAGAGGAATTGCGATGAGTAACTATGTGCAAAAGATAGAAGTTTCAGATGAAAATAAAAATATTTTTGAAAAAAGAATAGGAGAATTAAATGATATTGACAAAGTATATTTATCAAATAATGAGTATGGGGATATTTTATTTAATGTAGGAATACAAACGGATATTTTTTCAGATATAAGTAAATTTTTGGATACTTACTCGCAAAAGGAAGAAACAATTTTAGGGCTTTTGAAAGAAGTTAATTTTTGGGGTGATGACAACCAAAATCTATTTCGTAAATTCATTCAAAATCCAACGTATTCAGACAGAGCTTTGTTTTTCGGATTATTTAAATACGTGTTAAAACATTCTGATTTAACAGAGGATAGAACTGAAGCTGAAAGATTTTTCAGGATTTTGAGAAATCTTATTGAGAATTCAGAGGTTAATGCATCTACTCTGAAAAATATTTTAACATCTATTGCTAAAATGACAGAGGCATCAGATATTTTGACATTTATGGTGAATGATAATTCATTAATTGGATTTAACGGGAATCAAGTCAAAGAAGAACAAATTAAGGCTAGATTGATTGATGAGAATTTTGCATGGGAAACTAAATTCAAAGAAGCTGAGAATCATCTCCTATTTAGAGGCAATGTTGGTTTTTTATTAAATGACCAGATTAACGATAATCAATTAGAAAACTTTAAATGTCTATTTGAAAGATCTAAGGAAATTTTTGCCATTGATGGTATATCAAAGAAATACAAAGAGAATTCGATTTTTCTGAGAGCTTTTATTAGTCAAATGGATGAATGGGGGCAGCTTTGGAAAATTACCTATGATTCAGAAAAAGAAACTTGGAGTAAAATACTTAAAAATGAATATTTAAGACCTTTGTTAACAAAAATCATAAAAGAAGATACTCAGCAATATGAAAAATGGATCATAGAAGATTCCAAAATCACAAACATTAATGAAGTCCAAAAAGTAGTTCATGAAAATTTATACAAATCAAAATTACTAAATGTTGCATTTAAAAAATGTTCATTAAGGTGGGCATATAACAGGCATATTTTGGCGCCAAAAGGTGCTAGTGCTGCTCATAAAGTATATATCCTTGATTCTAAAAGGAATAAAGTTTTATCTCAAATGATTAACGATAAAAACAATGAATGTAGTAGCGAACAAAAATTAGGAGATATAGATATTTTCTGGGGGTGGGATATATATTTTACATACAAGAAAAAAGAATACATTTGGAATTGGAGGGGTGAAGAAAATGAAGTTCGCTATGGAGAAGCTTCTGTTACAATAGAAAACTTAAGTGATTTAGTGTCTTTAAAAATGAAACTGGATCCCCCTTTAGAATTGGTACATCAATAG
- a CDS encoding metallophosphatase domain-containing protein, with the protein MNLTLISDTHFQHEKLYLPGGDMLIHSGDLCKYGTEDEVVVFLEWFEKQAYTHKIFIAGNHDWFFEIYDKTYIDKILPPSIYYLNDSGIEIDGFKIWGSPIQPEFCDWAFNRKKGAEINKHWKLIPKNTDILITHGPPFCILDQTNRNYNAGCEMLLKKVKQIKPKVHVFGHIHEAYGMLEKDKTIFVNASSVNSNYQLVNAPIVLQI; encoded by the coding sequence ATGAATCTCACCCTCATTTCCGATACCCATTTTCAACACGAAAAACTATATTTACCAGGTGGTGATATGCTTATTCATAGCGGTGATTTATGCAAATATGGCACAGAAGACGAGGTTGTTGTTTTTTTAGAATGGTTTGAAAAGCAGGCATACACTCACAAAATATTTATTGCGGGCAATCACGATTGGTTTTTTGAGATATATGACAAAACTTATATTGATAAGATACTACCTCCTTCGATCTATTACTTAAATGATTCAGGAATAGAAATTGATGGATTCAAAATTTGGGGTTCTCCTATACAGCCCGAATTTTGTGATTGGGCTTTTAACCGAAAAAAAGGTGCTGAAATCAACAAACATTGGAAATTAATCCCTAAAAATACCGATATTTTAATTACACATGGTCCGCCATTTTGTATTTTAGACCAAACCAATAGAAATTACAATGCGGGTTGTGAAATGTTATTGAAAAAAGTAAAGCAAATCAAACCTAAAGTTCATGTTTTTGGTCATATTCATGAAGCTTATGGAATGCTTGAAAAAGACAAAACCATTTTTGTTAATGCTTCTTCGGTCAATAGTAATTATCAATTGGTCAATGCTCCAATTGTTTTGCAAATATGA
- a CDS encoding FtsZ/tubulin family protein — translation MEFEYLQKENQILLENLKNEVIRKTLAYMVDFKEHENLVTVQKPYSIEISNPDICIAVIFFVGFVGEEYEVLKTKRHYHIVSFHKILQTMHEFESIPIKYLDYMALFFMSLGRTNDETIKDFLHLKNLYAHQTVLHLRKEYILKKVVWNHDLFSLIFHKQKKDLSSNKIKENFTSSMAINSIMEADNEENLKNINSSFIQEYVKNKELLAKNEPKTDLDKVKPLLVGFAIASGNNRAKKATKLTLLPLLLQNSQFIQNTKSILVIISSHTNEITIDEIAIIVDYIQKKMGNTNIILHVAEDENLSEALALTIVLSSDK, via the coding sequence ATGGAATTTGAATATTTACAAAAGGAAAATCAAATTTTGCTTGAAAATCTAAAAAATGAAGTCATAAGAAAAACACTTGCTTATATGGTTGATTTTAAAGAACACGAAAATCTTGTAACTGTTCAGAAACCATATTCAATCGAAATCTCCAATCCTGACATTTGTATCGCTGTTATCTTTTTTGTTGGTTTTGTAGGGGAAGAATATGAAGTTTTAAAAACCAAAAGGCATTATCATATCGTTTCTTTTCATAAAATACTGCAAACAATGCACGAATTTGAATCGATACCCATAAAATACCTCGATTATATGGCTTTGTTCTTTATGTCCTTAGGCAGAACAAATGATGAGACAATAAAAGATTTTTTACATCTTAAAAATCTATATGCACATCAAACGGTGCTTCATTTAAGAAAAGAGTATATTCTTAAAAAAGTAGTTTGGAACCATGACTTATTTTCTTTAATCTTTCACAAGCAAAAGAAAGATTTGTCCAGTAATAAGATCAAAGAAAATTTTACTTCTTCAATGGCTATAAATAGTATTATGGAAGCTGACAATGAAGAAAATTTAAAAAACATTAATTCTTCTTTCATTCAAGAATATGTAAAAAACAAAGAACTTTTAGCAAAAAATGAACCAAAAACAGATTTAGACAAAGTCAAACCTTTGTTAGTTGGTTTTGCAATTGCATCTGGTAATAACAGAGCTAAAAAAGCTACGAAACTCACACTTTTGCCACTTCTTTTACAAAATTCTCAATTCATTCAAAACACCAAATCTATTTTGGTAATTATTTCATCCCATACTAACGAAATCACAATAGATGAAATTGCGATTATAGTTGATTATATTCAGAAAAAAATGGGAAATACTAACATAATTTTACATGTAGCCGAAGATGAAAATCTTAGCGAAGCACTTGCTCTTACCATAGTTTTATCTAGCGATAAATAA